A region of Rhizorhabdus wittichii RW1 DNA encodes the following proteins:
- a CDS encoding metal dependent phosphohydrolase (PFAM: amino acid-binding ACT domain protein; metal-dependent phosphohydrolase, HD sub domain~SMART: metal-dependent phosphohydrolase, HD region), with translation MQFDMYHHYTVDEHSIRAIGLLSQIEKGELREDHPLASKILPGLVQRRVLYVAVLLHDIAKGRGGDHSVLGAEVAERLCPRFGLSPAETETVAWLVRYHLVMSDTAFKRDLSDFKTILDFAERVQSPERLRLLLCLTIVDIRAVGPAVWNGWKRQLLGDIYEAAEEVLRLGHKQTGRRERIGAKQAQLRDRLGWDEDRFARYAARLPEAYWVAESVAILERNAQLIEAADADGKPLSISASPDPDRGATLVSIYAGDHPGLFYRIAGAIHLAGASVIDARIHTTRDGMAIDNLLVQDPFGQPFEGDDRMRRLSVAIEDALANRSRMADKLLAKPLARPRADAFSIEPAALIDNRASNRYTVIEVNARDRPALLYALAHALFQAKVMIHSAHIATYGERAVDVFYVADLTGDKITSAARLKTLERLVLDAAAGAPARKAA, from the coding sequence ATGCAGTTCGACATGTACCATCACTATACGGTCGACGAGCATTCGATCCGGGCGATCGGCCTGCTCAGCCAGATCGAGAAGGGCGAGCTGCGCGAAGACCATCCGCTCGCCTCGAAGATCCTGCCCGGGCTGGTGCAGCGGCGCGTCCTCTATGTCGCGGTGCTGCTCCACGACATCGCCAAGGGGCGCGGCGGCGACCATAGCGTGCTGGGCGCCGAGGTGGCCGAGCGGCTGTGCCCGCGCTTCGGCCTGAGCCCGGCCGAGACCGAGACGGTCGCCTGGCTGGTCCGCTACCACCTCGTCATGTCGGACACCGCGTTCAAGCGCGACCTGTCCGACTTCAAGACGATCCTCGACTTCGCCGAGCGGGTGCAGAGCCCCGAGCGGCTCCGCCTGCTGCTGTGCCTGACGATCGTCGACATCCGCGCGGTCGGCCCCGCCGTGTGGAACGGCTGGAAGCGCCAGCTGCTCGGCGACATCTACGAGGCGGCGGAGGAGGTGCTGCGGCTCGGCCACAAGCAGACCGGCCGGCGCGAGCGGATCGGCGCCAAGCAGGCCCAGCTCCGCGACCGGCTCGGCTGGGACGAGGACCGCTTCGCCCGCTACGCCGCCCGCCTGCCCGAAGCCTATTGGGTCGCCGAGAGCGTCGCCATCCTCGAACGCAATGCCCAGCTGATCGAGGCGGCCGACGCCGACGGCAAGCCGCTGTCGATCTCCGCCTCGCCCGATCCCGATCGCGGCGCGACGCTGGTCAGCATCTATGCGGGCGACCATCCCGGCCTGTTCTATCGCATCGCCGGGGCGATCCACCTGGCCGGCGCCAGCGTGATCGACGCGCGCATCCACACGACGCGCGACGGCATGGCGATCGACAACCTGCTGGTGCAGGACCCGTTCGGCCAGCCGTTCGAGGGCGACGACCGGATGCGGCGGCTGAGCGTCGCGATCGAGGACGCGCTCGCCAACCGCAGCCGGATGGCCGACAAGCTGCTCGCCAAGCCGCTCGCCCGCCCTCGCGCCGACGCCTTCTCGATCGAGCCCGCCGCGCTGATCGATAACCGCGCGTCGAACCGCTACACGGTGATCGAGGTCAACGCCCGCGACCGGCCGGCGCTGCTCTACGCGCTGGCGCACGCGCTGTTCCAGGCGAAGGTGATGATCCATTCGGCGCATATCGCCACCTATGGCGAGCGCGCGGTCGACGTCTTCTACGTGGCCGACCTGACCGGCGACAAGATCACCAGCGCCGCCCGGCTCAAGACGCTCGAACGGCTGGTCCTCGACGCGGCGGCGGGCGCCCCGGCGCGCAAGGCGGCCTGA
- a CDS encoding GCN5-related N-acetyltransferase (PFAM: GCN5-related N-acetyltransferase), with the protein MTGKAMAGRWRPMRADDLAAVAAISDAVHGMAYTERPAIYAERLALYPAGCHVFARDDGGAVEGYLISHPWRRDDPPTLDRPLGAIPADADGYYLHDLALLSSTRGAGAGRAALALVLRQAVAAGFDDITLTAVGGADGFWAAQGFVYADRDGASPYGPGTHLMRRTAAMW; encoded by the coding sequence ATGACCGGCAAGGCGATGGCGGGCCGCTGGCGGCCGATGCGCGCGGACGACCTGGCGGCGGTGGCGGCGATCTCCGACGCCGTCCATGGCATGGCCTATACCGAGCGCCCCGCCATCTATGCCGAGCGGCTCGCGCTCTATCCCGCCGGGTGCCATGTGTTCGCGCGCGACGACGGCGGCGCGGTCGAGGGCTATCTGATCAGCCATCCCTGGCGGCGCGACGATCCGCCGACGCTCGACCGGCCGCTCGGCGCGATTCCGGCCGATGCCGACGGCTATTATCTCCACGATCTCGCGCTGCTGTCGTCGACCCGCGGCGCCGGGGCGGGCCGCGCCGCGCTGGCGCTGGTCCTGCGCCAGGCCGTGGCGGCGGGCTTCGACGACATCACCCTGACGGCGGTCGGCGGCGCCGACGGCTTCTGGGCGGCGCAGGGCTTCGTCTATGCCGATCGCGACGGGGCCTCGCCCTATGGTCCCGGCACCCATCTCATGCGGCGGACGGCGGCGATGTGGTAA
- a CDS encoding Glyoxalase/bleomycin resistance protein/dioxygenase (PFAM: Glyoxalase/bleomycin resistance protein/dioxygenase), which yields MMQQVSVITLGTTDLARSRRFYGDGFGWTPVFENEEIIFYQMNGLVLGTFLKAALEQDMNRASLEQRGAFALAHNVASRAMVAPLMERLVAAGGALLRPADAPSHGGFRGYVADPDEHAWEIAWNPGFTIDDEGRVRFGL from the coding sequence ATGATGCAGCAGGTTTCGGTGATCACCCTCGGCACGACCGACCTCGCCCGGTCGCGGCGATTCTACGGCGACGGCTTCGGCTGGACGCCGGTGTTCGAGAATGAGGAGATCATCTTCTACCAGATGAACGGGCTGGTGCTCGGCACCTTCCTCAAGGCCGCGCTGGAGCAGGACATGAACCGCGCCAGCCTCGAGCAGCGCGGCGCCTTCGCGCTGGCGCACAACGTCGCCTCGCGCGCGATGGTCGCGCCGCTGATGGAGCGGCTGGTCGCGGCCGGCGGCGCGCTGCTGCGTCCGGCCGATGCGCCGTCGCATGGCGGCTTTCGCGGCTATGTCGCCGATCCGGACGAGCATGCCTGGGAAATCGCCTGGAACCCCGGCTTCACGATCGACGACGAGGGACGGGTGAGGTTCGGCCTATGA